A window of Geothrix edaphica genomic DNA:
TCCGTCCAATCCTCTCCCTCCCTCCTTACCAGGGTCGGATCGTGACTCGGGCCTCCGGCCCTCGCCCTTCGGGCGGCAATGCCCCTTCGGGGCATTCCGTCCAATCCTCCCTCCGCTCTGCTACGGTCGGATTGTGATCGACCTCCACTGCCACACCCTCCACTCGGACGGCACCGATACGCCGGAACGGCTGGCTCTGCTCGCGGAGGAGGCGCGGCTGACGGCCCTCTGCCTTACTGACCATGACACCCTGGACGGTATCCCGCAGTTCCTGGCCATGCAGCCCCGGGTGCAGGTGCGCCTGCTGGTGGGCACTGAACTGAGCTGCCGTTTCCTGGGCCGCTCCCTGCACGTGCTGGGCCTCCTGGTGGATCCTGCCGACGCGCGGTTCCAGACTCGTCTCGACGAGCTGCGCCTCCGCCGCGATGACCGGAACCGCCGCATGATCGCCCGCCTGGGGGAACTGGGGTGCCCCATCACCTCTGAGGATGTCCAGGCCCAGGCGGAGACGCCGCTGATTTCCCGCGTCCATTTCGCCAAGGCCCTGGCCGCCCGGGGGTTCGTGCGGCGGGCACCGGAGGCCTTCGAGCGGCTCATCGGGGATGACTGCCCGGGCTTCGTGCCGCGGGAGGAATTGAGCCCCGCTGAGGCCGCCCGCTGGATCCGGGAGGCCGGCGGCGTGCCCGTGGTGGCCCACCCGGGGCGATTCGCCGGGGGGGCCTTCCGCTGGGACGAGGCCATGAAGGATCTCCAGCGCGAGGGAATGGAAGGGCTCGAGGGCTACTACGGGGAGTACCGGGCCGCGGAGCAGAAATACTTCGTGGCCCTGGCTGCGCGTCTCGGCATGGTGGTCACGGGGGGCAGCGACTACCACGGCGCCAACAAGCCGGGTCTCCGCCTGGGCGTCGGGCGGGGGGGCCTCAAAGTGCCGGATGACCTCCTGGAACACCTGGAACGGCGGCAAAAATACGGCACTTACCGCTGATTGCCGATAGTCTGGAATCACCGAGGCAGCTATGGCAGACCGGATCCTCCTAGTGGAGGATGACCCCATCAATGTGAAATTCATCCAGACCGTGCTGGTAAAAAAAGGCGGGTACGAGGTGCTGGTTTCCGAGGAGGTCGACGAGATCCTCCGTCTGGCGCGTGAAGCCGGACTGAAGGCCATCATCATGGACGTGAGCCTGTCCAGATCGAGCTATCAGGGCCAGAAGGTGGACGGGATCTTCATCACCAAACTGCTTAAGCAGGATGAGGCCACCCGGCGGGTTCCCGTGCTGCTCGCGACCGCCCACGCCATGTTCGGGGACCGGGAGAAATACCTGGAGCTGACCGGCGCCGAAGGCTACATCTCGAAGCCGATCCACGACCCATCGACTCTCATCGAGGCGGTGAAGTCCGTCATCGGGGGTTGAAGGTGGCTGCGAAACCTGTGCCCTATGCCGCCTTCCGCCTGCTGGTGGAGTACGACGGCAGCCGCTTCCAGGGTTGGCAGAAACAGGGCCCCAAGCAGACCCGCGAAGGAGTCCGCACGGTGGCAGGCAGCCTGGAGCACGCCATCCACGAGGCCGGTCTGCACCTGGTCTATCTGGGCGGCGCCGGTCGCACCGACGCCGGAGTCCACGCCCTGGGCCAGGTCGCCCATCTGCACCTGGAGGCCAAGGGCGCGCCGCGGCCGGGAGAACTGCGCCGCATCTTTGATAGCGTCCTGCCCCAGGACATCGCCATCCGCGATGTGCGTGTGTGCGCCCCCCGGTTCCATGCGCGCTTCGATGCCGTGGATCGCACCTACCTCTACCAGATCAGCCAGCGGCGCAGCGCTTTCGGCAAACCCTGGATCTGGTGGGTGAAGCGCAGCCTGGACCTCAACCGGCTGCGGAAGGCCTGGTGCGCCTTCGAGGGGGACCAGGATCTAGGCTCCTTCGCGGATCTGGACGCCGAGGAGGATGGCCTGAGCCGGATCCTCCAGTGCGAGGTCACGGAAGCCGGCTCGCTGGTGCTGCTGCGGGTCCGGGCCACGCATTTCTTCCGTCGCCAGGTGCGGCGCATGGTCGGGGCCTCTGTGGCCTGTGCCCTGGGCGAGGAGGAACCGCGCCGCATCCTGGAGGACCTCCACGCCCCCACCGAAGCCGCGAACCTGTACTGGGCCGCCAAGGCCGCCCCCGCCTCGGGCCTGTTCCTGGAGGCCGTGCGCTATTCCGGCGACCCCGAGCCCGGGCCGCCGCGGCCCACCATCATCATCCCTTGAGGACACGCGATGCTCGCCCGTGATGAAGCCTGGACCCTGCTCTGCCAGTGGACGCCTTCCGAGAAGCTGCGGACGCACGCCCGGGCCGTGGAGCTGGTCATGCGTGACCTCGCGGCCAGGCTGCAGGAGGACGTGGCGCTCTTCGGCCTGGCGGGACTGCTCCACGACGCAGACTACGACACCTGGCCCGGGGAGCACCCGAAGCGCATCGTGGCCTGGCTGAACGAGCGGGGAGAGGGGGACCTGGCCCATGCCATCAGCGCCCACTACACCCGCTGGAACGTGCCCTACGACCATTTGCTGGACAAGGCCCTGCTCGCCTCGGATGAGATCACGGGGTTCGTCATGGCCTGCGCCCTGGTACGACCCACTCGCACCGAGGGCCTGGAACCGAAGAGCGTGAAGAAGAAGCTCAAGGACAAGGCCTTCGCGGCCGGGGTGGATCGCTACGAAGTGGCCGAGGGCTTCCGGATGCTCATGGAGGCCGTGGGCGGTTCCGAGGACGAGCACCTGGCCCGCATCATCGCCGTGCTGCATGAGAACCGCGCGGAACTGGGCCTGGCCTAGCTCCTAGCGGACAAACGCCTCGCCCAGGGTCTCTGCGATGCGCCGCCGCCGGAGGATGAGCGTGCGGAGGTACTCCTGCTTCGCGAGGAGCGCGGTCCGATGGCCTGGGGCCCCCTGCCCCTCCCGGGAGGCCGACAGGGCCTCCACCTCCGCCCGCACCCTGGCTTCGGCGGCGGCCACGCGGATGACGCGGATCTCCCGTTGCGCGGCGGGGGAGCCCCAGTTGTTCTCGGTCCACAGGGGCTCGAAGGAAGTCTCCGCCAGCGCCAGGTGCGGCCGTCCGTCCGCGCCCTGCCGCTGTTCGAAGACGGCCTGGAGGGCTGCTCCGTCGCGGCTGTCGCCCCCCGCCACCGGAAAGAGGTCCGCCCGGTACATGCGATCCTGATTGCTGATGAAGTTGCCGAGGGAATAGGCCACCAGGGCCTTCCGCCCGCCCGCCTCCACGATCTCCGCCGGCTGCAGGACGTGGGGGTGGTGGCCCAGCAGGAGATCGCAGCCAGCCTCCACCAGCCGCTTCGCGATGTCCCGCTGCCGCTTTGTGGGCTGCCGCTGATACTCATTGCCCCAGTGGACGCTGACGACCACCAGGTCGGCGCGGAGGCGCGCTTCCCGCACGGCAGACATGGCGGGCTCCAGGTCCAGGGGCCGCACCCAGGGCTCGGTGGCCTTCCGGTTGAGGTCCACGTTGAAGAGATCGGTGAAGCCCAGGAAGGCCACTTTCAGGCCCTGGCGCTCCACGACCTGGACCGCCTCCGCCCGGACGCGGTCCTCGCCACTGCCCACCGCCACCAGCTGCTCCGCCCGCAGGCGGTCCAGGGTCTCCCGCACTCCCTTCGCCCCCTGGTCGAAGGCGTGGTTGTTGGCCGTGGAGAGTACCGTGAACCCGCTGGCCCGCAGGGCGGCCGGAAGGGCGGCTGGCGCGTTGAACTGGAACGGCACCCCGGGACGGCCCGAGGTCGGCGCCACGGGCGTCTCCAGATTGCCGAAGGCCACATCTGCCCCCTGGAACAGAGGCACGAGATCGGCCCAGAGGGCCGGAAATCCGGACGGAGCGCGCTCGGCGGCCGCCTTCACATCCTGGTGCATCAGGATGTCCCCCACCGCCACCAGGCGAAGGCGCGGGGGTGGGGGCGGCGGTGGGACGCGGCGGGGCCGGCAGGCGATGGGCAGGCCCAGCATGGCGCCCAGCCCGACCGCCACGATGACGGTGCTCCCGACCCGGCGGCGCATCAGCCCCAGGCCTCCGGCCCGTAGTAGACCTCGATCGGCAGGCTGGGCAGTCGGGCGCCCACCCGGGCCGCGAGATCATCCATTTCCGGCCGGGACAAGGGGCGCGCCTCGGGCTCCGGCGTGGGCCGCGCCACCGTATAGAGCTGAAGGGCCTGGAGGCGGCCGCCCTGGGCCAGGATGGCCTCCAGACGGCCGCAATAGGCTTCCACCTCGCCAGCCGAGGGCCCCTGCCCCTTCCAGCTGAGGAAGAGGGTCTGGATGAGGATGGGCCAGCGCCGGGCCGTGGCCAGCAGGTTGTCGAGGATCCTCTGGAACGGTACCTGGCTGCGGCAGATCTCGCGGTAGAAAGCCTCGGTGCCCGCATCGAGCTTGGCCCAGATCTCGCCCTGATTCGCCATGAGCGTCTCCAGGCCCTTCACCACCTCGGGGGCCTGCAGGCGGCTGGAATCCGTGATGAGCACGAGCTTTACTAGGTCGAGGCCGCGCTGTTTCTTGAGGGTGGCGACCCTCGCCGCGACTTCCGCGAACTCGCGGGCCGTGGTGGGCTCGCCATCGCCGCTGAAGGCGATGTCGTTGAGGCGGCGCTGCTCGGGCCGGGCTGAATCGAAGGGCGGGATGTCGTAGATCTCGCCGCTGGTCGCCAGGTCCAGCAGCAGGCCCAGCTCCTTGTCCAGCAGGTCCAGATCCAGATCCTTCCGCCTCGCCGGCGTCAGGCGGTCCACCTCGCAGTAGACGCAATCGAAGTTGCAGACCTTGTCCGGGTTCAGGTTCACGCCCAGGCTCACCCCGCGGCTGCGCCGTGAAATCACAGGGTAGCAATAGTCGAAATCCCGCCAGACGCGGCGGTGATCCAGATGGGCCTTGATGAGATCCGTCATGCCACCAGGATACGCCCTTCAGGCCCGGCTGCTCCGGGCCTGGTGGGCCTCCGCCGCGAGTTGGACGGCCTCGGGCTTCCAGAGGATGGGCTCAGGGTGCTGCCCTTCGTCTACGGCCACCATGACGAATTCGCCGCTGGTGACGGCCCGTCGGGCATCGGACACGGGCTGGTAGACCTGCACCTCGATCTGGAGCGTCATGCTGGTGCGACCCTGGCGGGCGACGGCCACGTAGAACTCGATGATCTCTCCGGCCCGAACCGGGCTGTGGAAGACCAGCTCTGAGACCTTGAGCGTGAGGAACCGCCGGTTCCGGGACATGAGCGAGGCCGTGATCCCCGCCACCTTGTCCATGCGGGACATCATGTCGCCGCCGAAGAGGGTGGCGTTGAGGCCGATGTCCTGGTCCAGGACCATTTCCCGTGAAATCAACATAATGAAAATTAACCACCAAGACACCAAGACACCAAGAAAAGAAAAAGCAGTTCTTGGTGCCTTGGTGTCTTGGTGTCTTGGTGGTGAAGCTTTTCGTTGCGGCTACTTCAGGCGCTCGGCCAGGGCCTTGCCCATGTCGGCGGGGCTCTGCACCACGGTGATACCGGCGGCGGTCAGGGCCTTCATCTTCTCGGCGGCGGTACCCTTGCCTCCGGAGATGATGGCGCCGGCGTGGCCCATGCGGCGTCCCGGAGGGGCCGTCTGGCCGGCGATGAAGGCGACCACGGGCTTCTTCATGTTGGCCTTCACCCAGGCGGCGGCGTCTTCCTCGGCGCTGCCACCGATCTCGCCGATCATGATGACGGCGTGGGTGTCGGGGTCGTTGTTGAACATCTCCAGCGCGTCGATGTGGCTGGTGCCGCTCACCGGGTCGCCGCCGATGCCGATACAGGTGCTCTGGCCGATGCCCAGGGCGGTGAGCTGGCCCACGGCCTCATAGGTGAGGGTGCCGGAGCGGCTGACCACGCCCACGTGGCCCTGCTTGTGGATGCGGCCGGGCATGATGCCGATCTTGGCCAGGCCGGGGCTGATGATGCCCGGGCAGTTGGGGCCGATGAGGCGGCTCTTGGGGTAGTTGGGGAGCACCCGCTTGACCTTGACCATGTCGAGGACGGGAATGCCCTCGGTGATGCAGACCACCAGCTCGATGCCCGCGTCCAGGGCCTCGAGGATGGCGTCCGCAGCGGCCACGGGGGGGACGAAGATCATGGTGGCGTTGGCGCCGGTCTTGGCCACGGCGTCCTTGACGGTGTTGAAGACGGGGAAGCCTTCGATCTCCGTGCCGCCCTTGCCGGGGGTCACGCCGCCGACCACGTTCGTGCCGTAGTCGCGGCAGCCCTTGGCGTGGAAGAGCCCTTCGCGACCGGTGATGCCCTGAACGATGAGTTTGGTGTGGTTGCCCACGAGAACTGCCATGTCATACCTCGCAAGAATGGAATCGATCGGGTTCCGTGGTGGGACTACTTGATGGAGGCAACCACCTTCTCGGCGGCGTCCTTCAGGTCGGCGGCGACGATGAGGTTCAGGCCGCTGGCCGCGAGGATCTGCTTGCCTTCCTCGACGTTGGTGCCCTCGAGGCGCACGACCACGGGCACCTTGATACCGATCTCCTTGGCGGCATTGACGATGCCGGAGGCCACGATGTCGCAGCGCATGATGCCGCCGAAGATGTTCACCAGCACGGCCTTCACGGCCTTGTCCTGGAGGATGATGCGGAAGGCGTTCTTCACCGCATCCTCGGTGGCACTGCCGCCCACATCCAGGAAGTTGGCCGGGGAGCTGCCGCAGTACTTGATGATGTCCATGGTGGCCATGGCCAGGCCGGCGCCGTTCACCATGCAGCCGATGCTGCCGTCGAGCTTGATGAAGTTGAGGTTGTACTTGCTGGCTTCCACCTCCTCCTCCGCTTCCTCGTTGAGGTCGCGGTAGGCCAGCACATCCGGGTGGCGGACCAGGCCGTTGTCATCGAAGCCGATCTTGGCGTCCAGGGCCGTGACCTCACCCTGCTTGGTCACCACCAGCGGGTTGATCTCCACCATGGAGCAGTCCTTCTCCACGAAGAGCCGGTAGAGGTTCTGGAGGAACACCACACCCTTCTTGAAGGCATCGCCCTCAAGGCCCAGGGCGAAGGCGACCTGGCGGGCCTGGAAGCCATTGAGGCCGAGCGCCGGGTCGATGGCCACCTTGACGATCTTCTCGGGGGTCTTCTCCGCCACTTCCTCGATCTCCACGCCCCCTTCGGTGGAGGCCAGGATGGTGACCCGGCTGGTGACGCGGTCCACCAGGAAGCTCAGGTAGAGCTCCCGCTCGATGTCCACGGGCTTGGAGAGGAACACGGTGCGGACCTTGCGGCCTTCGGTGCCGGTCTGCTTGGTGACCAGCTGCATGCCGATCATGGCCTTGAACAGCTCGGCGGCCTTGTCGGGGTCCGTCGCGAACTTCACGCCACCGCCCTTGCCGCGGCCACCGGCATGGATCTGCGCCTTGACGACGCTGGCCCCGCCGAACTCCTTCGTGATCATGCGGGCCTCTTCCGCGTCCTGGGCGACCTTCCCGTCGGGCGTGGCCACCTTGTACTGCCGCAGCAGTTCTTTGGCTTGGTACTCATGAATGTTCATGCTGGCTCCGGGAAAAGGGTCGCCCTCCAGTCTAGCGTCCAGGCCGCCAGGTCCGAACCCCGAAGGCTGTGACCCGTGGCATCCTTTGAGGGCACCCAGGAGGCGTTCATGGCCCAGCTCGACCGGCTGCTCTCGCACGTCATCTCCCGCGGTGGGTCCCGGCTCCACCTGGAAGCGGACCAGAAGCCCCGACTGGAGCTCAAGAGCGGGGAATTCGTGGACCTCCTGCCCAACCCCCTGCCTGCGGTGATGGTCGACGTGCTGGCGGGGGAGGTGGTTCCCGGCGGCATGAAGGCAGCCTGGCAGATGGAAGGGAAGGCCGAGTTCGAGCACGAGCTGGCCGGTGAGACCTTCCGGATCCGCCTGGGTCGTCATGGGGAGGTCCCGAACCTCGTCGCCGAATACCAGGGACCCACCGGCCCGCAGGCAGTGGCCGTCCCAGCCACCGCACCCGTTCCCGCCTCCAAGCAGGCCCCGAGACCCGGGGGGACCCACGGCCATCCCCTGGCCGAGCGCCTGTTCTCCGCCCTGCTGGCCCAGCAGGGTTCCGATCTCCACTGCACCTCCCTGGAGCCGCCCCTGGTCCGCGTCCATGGCGACATGAAGGAACTGGAAGGCTTCGGTCCGCTCGAACCGGCCACCATGCTGGAAATGATGGAGGCCGTGGCCACGCCGGCCGCCTGGCACCACTTCCAGGAGCGCCACGATGCCGATTTCGCCTACGCCTACGAGGCGGGCGGCTGCCGGCTGCGTGTGAACTACTTCATGGATCGCGTGGGACCGGGTCTGGTCTGCCGCGTCATCCCCAATCAGATCCCGGATCCCGACAAGCTGGGCCTGCCCGACCCCATCCGGCGACTCTGCGACCTGGCCAAGGGCCTGGTGCTGGTGACCGGCCCCACGGGTAGCGGCAAGTCCACCACCCTGGCGGCTATCATCGACCTGGCCAACCAGAAGCGCCACGACCACATCCTCACCATCGAGGACCCCATCGAGTTCGTGCATCCCCGCAAGGGCTGCCTCGTGAATCAGCGCGAGGTGGGCACCCACACGGACAGCTTCAAGAGCGGCCTCCGCGCGGCCCTGCGGGAAGATCCCGACATCGTGATGGTCGGGGAGATGCGCGATCTCGAGACCATCGCCATCGCCCTGGAGACCGCCATCACCGGCCATCTGGTCTTCGGCACCCTGCACACCAGCAGCGCCATCGGCACCATCGACCGCATCGTGGACCAGTTCCCCGCCGACCGGCAGCAGCAGATCCGCGTGATGCTCGCCGACGCCCTCAAGTGCGTGGTGAGCCAGACCCTGCTCAAGAAGATCGGCGGCGGCCGCATCGCGGCCCTGGAGACCCTCTTCATCAGCCCAGCCATCGCCAACCTCATCCGCGAAGGCAAGAACTTCCAGATCACCAGTGCCATGCAGACGGGCCGGAGCTATGGCCAGAAGCTGATGAACGATGCCCTGGTGGAGTTCATCAAGGACAAGAAGGTGGAGCCCATGGAGGCCTACCTCAAGTGTCCCGACAAGGAGAGCTTCATCGCGGCCTGCAAGCGGGCCGGCATCCCCTTCGATCTGAGGTTGGGCGAAGTCGAAGGATAGGTCGGTCTCGAAAGGCCTTTGCGCCGGGTGGCCTGGCCCAGGGCCTATGCCTTCGACCGCCAGGACCTCTTCGCGACGCTCGACGACCTGACCCGGTGCGTGGCTTCCTCCTCCT
This region includes:
- a CDS encoding PHP domain-containing protein; the encoded protein is MIDLHCHTLHSDGTDTPERLALLAEEARLTALCLTDHDTLDGIPQFLAMQPRVQVRLLVGTELSCRFLGRSLHVLGLLVDPADARFQTRLDELRLRRDDRNRRMIARLGELGCPITSEDVQAQAETPLISRVHFAKALAARGFVRRAPEAFERLIGDDCPGFVPREELSPAEAARWIREAGGVPVVAHPGRFAGGAFRWDEAMKDLQREGMEGLEGYYGEYRAAEQKYFVALAARLGMVVTGGSDYHGANKPGLRLGVGRGGLKVPDDLLEHLERRQKYGTYR
- a CDS encoding response regulator, which encodes MADRILLVEDDPINVKFIQTVLVKKGGYEVLVSEEVDEILRLAREAGLKAIIMDVSLSRSSYQGQKVDGIFITKLLKQDEATRRVPVLLATAHAMFGDREKYLELTGAEGYISKPIHDPSTLIEAVKSVIGG
- a CDS encoding tRNA pseudouridine synthase A — its product is MAAKPVPYAAFRLLVEYDGSRFQGWQKQGPKQTREGVRTVAGSLEHAIHEAGLHLVYLGGAGRTDAGVHALGQVAHLHLEAKGAPRPGELRRIFDSVLPQDIAIRDVRVCAPRFHARFDAVDRTYLYQISQRRSAFGKPWIWWVKRSLDLNRLRKAWCAFEGDQDLGSFADLDAEEDGLSRILQCEVTEAGSLVLLRVRATHFFRRQVRRMVGASVACALGEEEPRRILEDLHAPTEAANLYWAAKAAPASGLFLEAVRYSGDPEPGPPRPTIIIP
- a CDS encoding HD domain-containing protein, whose product is MLARDEAWTLLCQWTPSEKLRTHARAVELVMRDLAARLQEDVALFGLAGLLHDADYDTWPGEHPKRIVAWLNERGEGDLAHAISAHYTRWNVPYDHLLDKALLASDEITGFVMACALVRPTRTEGLEPKSVKKKLKDKAFAAGVDRYEVAEGFRMLMEAVGGSEDEHLARIIAVLHENRAELGLA
- a CDS encoding CapA family protein, producing the protein MRRRVGSTVIVAVGLGAMLGLPIACRPRRVPPPPPPPRLRLVAVGDILMHQDVKAAAERAPSGFPALWADLVPLFQGADVAFGNLETPVAPTSGRPGVPFQFNAPAALPAALRASGFTVLSTANNHAFDQGAKGVRETLDRLRAEQLVAVGSGEDRVRAEAVQVVERQGLKVAFLGFTDLFNVDLNRKATEPWVRPLDLEPAMSAVREARLRADLVVVSVHWGNEYQRQPTKRQRDIAKRLVEAGCDLLLGHHPHVLQPAEIVEAGGRKALVAYSLGNFISNQDRMYRADLFPVAGGDSRDGAALQAVFEQRQGADGRPHLALAETSFEPLWTENNWGSPAAQREIRVIRVAAAEARVRAEVEALSASREGQGAPGHRTALLAKQEYLRTLILRRRRIAETLGEAFVR
- a CDS encoding acyl-CoA thioesterase, which encodes MVLDQDIGLNATLFGGDMMSRMDKVAGITASLMSRNRRFLTLKVSELVFHSPVRAGEIIEFYVAVARQGRTSMTLQIEVQVYQPVSDARRAVTSGEFVMVAVDEGQHPEPILWKPEAVQLAAEAHQARSSRA
- the sucD gene encoding succinate--CoA ligase subunit alpha — translated: MAVLVGNHTKLIVQGITGREGLFHAKGCRDYGTNVVGGVTPGKGGTEIEGFPVFNTVKDAVAKTGANATMIFVPPVAAADAILEALDAGIELVVCITEGIPVLDMVKVKRVLPNYPKSRLIGPNCPGIISPGLAKIGIMPGRIHKQGHVGVVSRSGTLTYEAVGQLTALGIGQSTCIGIGGDPVSGTSHIDALEMFNNDPDTHAVIMIGEIGGSAEEDAAAWVKANMKKPVVAFIAGQTAPPGRRMGHAGAIISGGKGTAAEKMKALTAAGITVVQSPADMGKALAERLK
- the sucC gene encoding ADP-forming succinate--CoA ligase subunit beta gives rise to the protein MNIHEYQAKELLRQYKVATPDGKVAQDAEEARMITKEFGGASVVKAQIHAGGRGKGGGVKFATDPDKAAELFKAMIGMQLVTKQTGTEGRKVRTVFLSKPVDIERELYLSFLVDRVTSRVTILASTEGGVEIEEVAEKTPEKIVKVAIDPALGLNGFQARQVAFALGLEGDAFKKGVVFLQNLYRLFVEKDCSMVEINPLVVTKQGEVTALDAKIGFDDNGLVRHPDVLAYRDLNEEAEEEVEASKYNLNFIKLDGSIGCMVNGAGLAMATMDIIKYCGSSPANFLDVGGSATEDAVKNAFRIILQDKAVKAVLVNIFGGIMRCDIVASGIVNAAKEIGIKVPVVVRLEGTNVEEGKQILAASGLNLIVAADLKDAAEKVVASIK
- a CDS encoding type IV pilus twitching motility protein PilT — its product is MAQLDRLLSHVISRGGSRLHLEADQKPRLELKSGEFVDLLPNPLPAVMVDVLAGEVVPGGMKAAWQMEGKAEFEHELAGETFRIRLGRHGEVPNLVAEYQGPTGPQAVAVPATAPVPASKQAPRPGGTHGHPLAERLFSALLAQQGSDLHCTSLEPPLVRVHGDMKELEGFGPLEPATMLEMMEAVATPAAWHHFQERHDADFAYAYEAGGCRLRVNYFMDRVGPGLVCRVIPNQIPDPDKLGLPDPIRRLCDLAKGLVLVTGPTGSGKSTTLAAIIDLANQKRHDHILTIEDPIEFVHPRKGCLVNQREVGTHTDSFKSGLRAALREDPDIVMVGEMRDLETIAIALETAITGHLVFGTLHTSSAIGTIDRIVDQFPADRQQQIRVMLADALKCVVSQTLLKKIGGGRIAALETLFISPAIANLIREGKNFQITSAMQTGRSYGQKLMNDALVEFIKDKKVEPMEAYLKCPDKESFIAACKRAGIPFDLRLGEVEG